From the genome of Cervus elaphus chromosome 7, mCerEla1.1, whole genome shotgun sequence:
CAAGTCTGAGTGGGGGTTGCAGTTTATTTTCAGATACACTCAGAGGGTGGGAGGTGGCCAGCCGGCTCCCTCTGCGTCCCCTCCCTGCATTTGGTTTAATCAAGAACTCCTTTCCCCTGACCTCTGAATCCCTCAGCTGTGCAAGATAGACGAGACACTTAACCCCACCATCAGGAGGGGCTCAGGCAGGTGTGGGGTGCGGAGGGTAGAGGTTGGGGCAGAGTTCAAGTATTCACAGTTCCCCTGTGCACACCCCCAGATTACACTGTgcccaggccagaagggagggcCCCAGCCCTGGGGTTCCTAGTGGTGTTTCTAGCCCTTCTCTCACTCAGAAACTTATGATGCactccctgcccctttccctgaTAATACAAACCGCAGTCCTAAACCCTGTAGTCCAGGCGAGGTGGGGGCCCGGGCAGTGCGCTCACCTGAGACCCCTCCCTTCCTCACCTGGAGTGGGGGGGGGTGTGGCGAGCTGCTTGTAGTGACGGGTGGGAGCAAGTGGTAACACGTGGGGGGACAGAGGCCCTCAGGAGCTCTGgtctgcaccccaccccaccccgaatCCCTGAGAGTCCACCTCCAAAGTCAGTATGGGCTGGGGGGGGGTGGGAGCGGGGGCTGCGGGGACCTTGTCCcctgccccccccgccccagtccTGTTCCCAGGGAACGTGATGCTCAGGAAGGGCCAGGTCTGGGCTCCAGGCCCAGCTTTCAAGCTCAACCTTCCAGAACTGCTGAATTCTGGGGAAGGGTAGGGCTACTAACCCCCACAGCCCAGATGTCCTGGCTTTGGGCAGACTGGTGGGAAGGAGGGGTGCCCTTCTAAGGGCATTATAAAAAGCTAAAACCGTTAATGACGACTTGGAAGAAGTGGTTCCCAGCCTCTTGCTTCCCCAAGTTATCAgtctccccagcacccagcagacAGGGCTGAGGGGGTCCCAGAGAGCTAAGGGAAAGGCCACCGCCCCCCTCCGAGAGGGGGCCCGTTAGCACCATGCAATGTTGGAGCACCCAGCAATCTGATGGATGCCCCTGGACAGGGGCCCTCCAAAGCTGGAGTGCCCACTTACTAAAGCTTCTGTGCTCTTaatggggggcagggggacacCCCTGCTggagaggaggtgaggggagaagCTGGGGCCAAAGTTCACACAGGGGTCTCAGGACCCCAAAGGGCCCCTCCAGGAGTCATGACTTGAAGAATCTTCGTACCACAAACTGGCCCAACAAAACCACAGCCAGAACTATGACTACGTTCCTGATGGGGCCGTTCCCCAAGTCCAGAGCTGCCACCTGCCAGGAGAGACAGAGGGGTCATGGGTGGAGGTGGCTGGTGAGGGCTGGTGGCTCCCGGGGCCCGGGGTGGGGCGGCTCCAGCAGCAGGGACGGGGTGACCAATGCTCAGGCACTCACCCAGCCACCCCTCTGCGCGATCCACCTGGCGATGCAGCGACGCAGCATGAAGTCGGCCACAAAGCGGGTCACCTGGCCCAGGAAGCCGGTCAGGCCGCGCTGGTAGACGTAGAGGGCCAGGCGGTAGCCGAAGCCCAGCAGAGCCACCACGCGGCCCCAGTTGATGCCGCTCTCAAACAAGCTGCAGGTAGGGGAGATGCCGTCACTGGAGACCCCCGGGGGGCCCTTCGTCTTCCTTCCCCCTCCCATCCCTttggaccccccacccccatcccctccctgctGGAAAGCAAAAATGGCTTAGCCGTGAactgggggtgggcagaggctgTCCCAGCCTGGCTTCGATCTGGGAAGAGCCCGCATCCCTGTGAAAGGAGAAAGCTCAGACGGCAGATGAGTGGGGCGCTGCTGCTTGGGCTGTGGCCCCATGCTGGGGGCGCAAAGGCTCACAGAGCCTGGAGGGCAAAGCGGGCTGGTGGAGGCAGCGGGGAGATTACCTGTGGGCGCTGCTGCTGGCCTGGCAGCCCGGGACAGCAGAGAGAAAAGGACAGAAGAGGAGGTTAGGACAGTCTTGGAATCACAGCAGAGTGGGCGGTGACCTCTAAGGACACAGGCAGGGCATTCAGCTCTGAGTGCTGATTCCATCTCCTGCTCCTGCCTTCACCCTCAGCCTCGAATCTGCCCTAAGGCTGACTTCTTTAACCCAGATGGTGACAACGGCTAACACCTCTAAGTGTGCACGCGGTCCTAAGCGTATTTCCCCTAGTTTACGGACCAGGAAACTGAAGGCTAGGATGTGCCACAAAGCCGGTAAATGGCGAAGCTAGGATTCGCCCAGGCTGCTGGTCTCTTGGGGCCAGATCACAGCATCAGTCATCTTCAGGACCCGGTGGGCTGAAGCCAGGTTCAGCAACCATCTTTGGTGTGAAATGTGGTTCCAAATCAGAACGAGAGCTGTGTCCCAGCAGTGCTGGGGAGCTCCGGGGACAACCCCACTGTGGGCCGCCCCCCCACAGTCCTGATCTACCAGCTCATGTTGGTGTCAGGGCTCGTGAAGGCTGTGCCCTTGTGTACAAAGATGAGGAGCCTGGgcttagaaagagaaagacaggggCCCGAGGCCACGCGTGAGTTAACAGCAGAGGCGGGGACAGAAAACACATCTCCCGACACCAGCAGAGAAGCTTGTCTCCCGTCTCACAGGCAGAGCCTGGCGCAGCGGGGACAGCGCCGTGGAGGGGCGGTGGCCGGGGCTACCTGGACGCGATCTTGGTGAAGTACTCGTAGGCGTTTTCTGCCGTCGGCTGCAGGTGCTGCAGCATGGCCTGGAATTCCGAGTCGTAGCGCCGGTTGATGTCGTCCCCGATGATGGCGAGCTGGCGGCCCACCTGCCCCATGGTGCTGGAGGAGCGGGAGGCGGCCAGTGAGTTAGGGCCCGGGCTGGCAGCAAACCGCTGCTGCCTGCCCGAGATGCCCTGGCCTGGGGCACCCCTCCTGGGAAGTCCTGACCGTGTTCTCAGACACGAGGGCTGGCCCGGGCACAAGGGCCAGGCTGTGCTGAAAAGGGTGCCGGTTCTGGGATGGGAGTGGTGACCCGAACGCAAAAGGGCAGCAGCGGGAGAAGCCCCTGCCAGCTTGCTCCGCTCCCAGAACCGACACGGCGACCCTGCGTGAGCCTCCGCTTCTCTCAGCATGTCCCCGTGGGCCCAGGGGCCGCAGCTCACCTGCTGGGTTCTGGGTGCAAGGTGGCCATCTCTGGGTCAGTAGGCGCAGCCGCCCCCTCAGCCTCCTGTTCCTGCTGATGGCGGTAAAAGACGTAGCTGCGGAAGACCTCCTCCGTGTCCCGGGCCACCTGCTCCTCTGGGGACCAAAGCTGGGAGTCAGGGAGGAAGTGCTTTGGGGAGGAGGGTTCCCTCTGCCGGGGGACACACCTGTCCCTCCTCTAGCCCTCAGGTGACACCTAGGGCTGACTCTGAGTAGAGCTGTCTTCTCAAAGCAGCATTATGGAGGAGGCGACCGCCctgtttacagatggggaaactgaggcatggtgTTAGCGTCACGTGCGCGAGGTCATGCGGCTGGAGTGAGCAGTGTGGCCAGGATGGACTCCCAGGCGTTTGGGTCTCTGATGTTTAGTGTCCAAGGCACCCAGCCCTTTGGCTTGGCTTAGGGACCGTGGGAAACAGAGTTTGAAGTTGCAGCCCAGGAAAGTCACACTGGGATATAGTGAGCGGCCTGGGATGCTCAGGCCAGGAAGCAGCCTGTGCTGGGCGGCGGAGCTGCCGGCCTTTGGGGTGGTCCCCTTGGGAGAGGgcactctcttccttcctccccagagTCTAACAGCCCGTCTCCACGTTGGGCGGCCCTGACCAGGTGATAAACCGCCTCACTTCCTTATTTCCCCAGCTGGGATAAGACAGCCGCGCCCACGCCTTCCCTGCTGCTCGCCCATCGCTGGCTGC
Proteins encoded in this window:
- the BAK1 gene encoding bcl-2 homologous antagonist/killer, translating into MASGQGPGPPGQGCGEPDPSSTSEEQVARDTEEVFRSYVFYRHQQEQEAEGAAAPTDPEMATLHPEPSSTMGQVGRQLAIIGDDINRRYDSEFQAMLQHLQPTAENAYEYFTKIASSLFESGINWGRVVALLGFGYRLALYVYQRGLTGFLGQVTRFVADFMLRRCIARWIAQRGGWVAALDLGNGPIRNVVIVLAVVLLGQFVVRRFFKS